One segment of Paenibacillus pabuli DNA contains the following:
- a CDS encoding vWA domain-containing protein, translated as MQRKINLLLVLFSLIGGAVGFAAGEIMLHQWLGEMPRLLLMGLYFGVLALSVGLFCLLAEMISPKLNGSSWKLRYLGLSWKLLVPATLAFLFVVGLVFQLLYQINPGGVKQVKDIVLMIDNSGSMSETDPDNGRFEAAKTLINQMESDKQVAVLTFDDQPQLLQPFTALDSEAAKTEVNGKIDGIVTTSGGTNFDAVLREAMEQVQGKQDPKRGTVAILLSDGFSEADTSDILSQYANEQIAVNTVGLSLVDPSGTDLLRSIAQQTGGLYYDVPDSGGLNVAFQQIYDTIDERTLVTERTGMMEHSTYLAIFRVAAMLLIGAALGVSLGLVFDNRHLAVSFGIGGAVSGLLAGLLLEWGLDGSSVGNAFVRLGAMLILSAVLTLFTWIIPVKENTPRKNKGRREAGRGTPTADGFGQRGRDTRSKGF; from the coding sequence ATGCAGCGAAAAATCAATCTTCTCCTGGTCCTATTCAGTCTGATTGGCGGAGCCGTGGGATTTGCGGCAGGAGAAATCATGCTGCATCAGTGGCTTGGGGAAATGCCTCGCCTGCTGCTGATGGGATTATATTTCGGCGTGCTGGCGCTGAGCGTAGGCCTGTTCTGTCTGCTTGCCGAGATGATCTCACCCAAGCTGAACGGGTCTTCCTGGAAGCTGAGATATCTTGGCTTGTCGTGGAAACTGCTCGTTCCGGCAACACTGGCGTTCCTGTTTGTCGTTGGACTGGTATTTCAACTGTTGTATCAGATCAATCCAGGCGGCGTGAAGCAGGTGAAGGACATCGTGCTGATGATCGACAACTCGGGCAGCATGTCGGAAACGGACCCGGATAATGGGCGTTTCGAGGCAGCCAAGACGTTAATCAATCAAATGGAAAGTGATAAGCAGGTAGCAGTCCTTACGTTTGATGATCAGCCGCAGCTGCTTCAGCCTTTTACCGCACTAGATAGTGAAGCGGCAAAAACAGAGGTGAACGGCAAGATCGATGGCATTGTCACAACGTCGGGTGGTACAAACTTTGATGCCGTGCTTCGGGAAGCCATGGAACAGGTTCAAGGCAAGCAGGACCCTAAACGAGGGACGGTAGCTATTTTACTATCGGATGGATTCAGTGAAGCAGATACTTCGGATATTTTATCCCAGTATGCGAATGAACAGATTGCCGTGAACACGGTTGGTCTCAGTCTGGTCGACCCGTCGGGTACCGACTTGCTGCGCAGCATTGCTCAGCAGACAGGCGGTTTGTACTATGATGTGCCGGATTCCGGCGGTCTCAACGTGGCATTTCAGCAAATTTACGATACGATTGATGAACGGACGCTGGTGACGGAACGTACGGGCATGATGGAACACAGCACCTATCTGGCCATCTTCCGCGTTGCCGCTATGCTGCTGATTGGCGCAGCATTGGGCGTATCGCTTGGGCTGGTGTTCGATAACCGCCATTTGGCAGTCAGCTTCGGCATTGGTGGAGCGGTGTCAGGCCTGCTTGCAGGGCTCTTGCTGGAATGGGGGCTGGACGGTTCTTCTGTAGGGAATGCCTTTGTGAGACTGGGTGCGATGCTCATACTATCAGCAGTACTCACTCTGTTCACTTGGATTATTCCAGTCAAGGAGAATACGCCGCGGAAGAACAAGGGTCGCCGTGAGGCAGGCAGGGGAACTCCGACCGCAGACGGATTCGGTCAGCGGGGGAGAGACACACGCAGCAAAGGATTTTAA
- a CDS encoding transcription initiation factor TFIID, protein MGAGMEFKLNNTLKRDLEKYAAQYAAEQERQGSLGDGRSSIHYPALFLFVGDLAEPAMAAVREINQLKWDNGEGVVYLQIGTEGRKEQGERVDRDSLEDGQVTRHTLPLSTAQAERPSKTMRKDVHRSFHDSEQALFGLNRTLRRVSNRIAEYGRLYSSFDRIYVTVVTRADDPLNVLLPELTKLTETILAQSFKSVQTDLHVLVSEMEQVDSFGYASAAGLAFLRELDYMQALDYTFSGNLLVTEDGISIPVVHPSSPLFDLVYILSDKNERGTGVAGGWIENAEIICRICLLKNRKQDPDAFGAVASTGANTYNNTSFKNNIRTTSDQHGYASAGFAEIRRPNQPIALAVLYHLYRYLLDRMRQEPEWSMKDKLAFFGLDAASVERKVEGLLPEQDLVGGMSGIMTHNVSFSDLKPLSLREAERALFGQGAEAYFRDNMVRPAEERLRQRSSQGSLLRQAEQSRTDYPEIGYFQWASWSDSSPGSVREALLGLIRDKSVKLDSARALLEQRQQEQVEDQPFKRALFRDKQNVRNLIDCLLERVYVPKVELLRLENELQLFRIYDSDMEQLHRFSRNVTTALEALERMLRETAEERIAAADEYIGQNVMEYYGKVTEALIADLEAKRGRDVWFEERYMGDINQLAAEGHEHLLQRLMEVCHTLLLSAEPLRLPFEEELLQRANVTITYGDKNVLTRDDLFRRLYRTLEDQAVVRIRVFDYTQEHRYEEKYFFGDHHSAFMDYAAHAEETSRIYKLGVVYEERSSGVEKLNLMGGFHLEDLMVYRNGKVYYDSYTENGYELHPAGLADKLLPMR, encoded by the coding sequence ATGGGTGCCGGGATGGAGTTCAAATTGAACAATACCCTGAAGCGGGATCTGGAGAAGTATGCAGCACAGTATGCGGCAGAGCAGGAGCGGCAAGGCAGCCTGGGTGATGGACGAAGCAGCATCCATTACCCGGCCCTGTTTCTGTTTGTAGGCGACCTGGCCGAACCGGCTATGGCTGCTGTGCGGGAGATCAATCAGTTGAAGTGGGATAACGGAGAAGGTGTGGTGTATCTCCAGATTGGAACAGAAGGCCGGAAGGAACAAGGTGAACGGGTGGATCGTGATTCATTGGAAGATGGTCAGGTGACCCGCCATACCTTGCCTCTATCCACCGCGCAAGCGGAGCGTCCTTCGAAGACCATGCGCAAGGATGTACACCGCAGCTTTCACGATTCGGAACAGGCGCTCTTCGGTCTGAATCGCACGTTACGCCGGGTGAGCAACCGGATTGCAGAATACGGCCGGTTATATTCATCGTTTGACCGGATTTACGTTACTGTCGTGACAAGGGCAGATGATCCGCTGAATGTGCTTCTGCCGGAATTGACCAAGCTTACCGAAACCATTTTGGCCCAATCATTCAAGTCGGTTCAGACGGATCTGCATGTGCTGGTCAGTGAGATGGAGCAGGTGGATTCCTTCGGATATGCAAGTGCAGCCGGACTCGCCTTTTTACGAGAACTGGATTATATGCAAGCACTGGACTACACGTTCAGCGGTAATCTGCTCGTAACGGAAGATGGGATTTCTATTCCCGTAGTGCACCCTTCTTCGCCTCTGTTTGATCTTGTCTATATCCTGTCTGACAAAAATGAGCGAGGAACCGGCGTGGCCGGGGGATGGATAGAGAATGCCGAGATTATCTGCAGGATCTGCTTGCTGAAGAACCGGAAACAGGATCCCGATGCGTTTGGTGCCGTTGCAAGCACAGGGGCCAATACCTACAATAATACGTCGTTCAAAAACAACATTCGTACCACCTCGGATCAGCATGGCTATGCCAGTGCGGGTTTTGCGGAGATTAGACGGCCCAACCAGCCGATCGCACTCGCGGTATTGTATCATCTATACCGCTATCTCCTGGATCGGATGCGGCAGGAACCGGAATGGAGCATGAAAGACAAGCTTGCTTTCTTTGGCCTGGATGCGGCATCCGTTGAGCGTAAGGTGGAAGGCCTCCTGCCTGAACAGGATCTGGTGGGCGGCATGAGCGGCATTATGACGCATAATGTCAGTTTCTCCGATCTAAAGCCGCTATCGCTGCGTGAAGCGGAGCGCGCGCTATTTGGCCAGGGAGCAGAGGCGTATTTCCGTGATAACATGGTACGTCCGGCCGAAGAACGTCTGCGTCAGCGCAGCAGCCAGGGTTCCCTGCTCCGTCAGGCAGAGCAGTCACGGACGGACTATCCGGAGATTGGCTATTTCCAATGGGCGTCATGGAGTGACAGCAGCCCCGGGAGCGTACGTGAGGCCTTGCTGGGACTCATTCGCGACAAATCGGTTAAGCTTGATTCGGCACGAGCCCTGCTGGAACAACGTCAGCAGGAGCAAGTAGAGGATCAGCCGTTCAAGCGGGCATTATTCCGGGACAAGCAGAATGTCCGGAATCTGATCGATTGTTTGCTGGAGAGAGTGTATGTACCCAAAGTCGAATTGTTACGTCTGGAAAATGAACTGCAGTTGTTCCGGATCTACGATTCGGACATGGAACAGCTTCATCGCTTCAGCCGCAATGTAACGACAGCACTGGAAGCGCTGGAACGCATGCTGCGTGAAACTGCAGAAGAACGTATCGCTGCCGCGGATGAATATATCGGACAGAATGTCATGGAGTATTACGGCAAGGTGACAGAAGCGCTGATAGCCGATTTGGAGGCCAAGCGCGGCCGCGATGTATGGTTCGAGGAGCGTTATATGGGAGACATTAACCAGCTTGCTGCCGAAGGCCATGAGCACCTGCTTCAACGTCTGATGGAGGTATGTCATACGTTGCTGCTCTCAGCAGAACCGCTAAGGCTGCCTTTTGAGGAAGAGCTGCTGCAGCGGGCGAATGTAACGATCACCTATGGGGATAAAAACGTATTGACCCGCGATGATCTGTTCCGCAGGTTGTATCGCACGCTGGAAGATCAGGCGGTTGTCCGGATACGGGTATTCGATTATACCCAGGAACATCGGTATGAAGAAAAGTATTTCTTTGGTGATCATCACAGTGCTTTCATGGATTATGCGGCGCATGCCGAGGAAACGTCCCGCATCTATAAGCTGGGCGTTGTGTACGAAGAACGCAGCAGCGGTGTGGAAAAGTTGAACCTGATGGGAGGGTTCCATCTGGAGGATCTGATGGTGTATCGCAACGGCAAGGTATATTACGACTCTTACACGGAGAACGGCTATGAGCTGCACCCCGCGGGCCTGGCTGATAAACTTTTACCTATGCGTTAG
- a CDS encoding tubulin-like doman-containing protein, protein MKPIVREHIQQLDVSLGGGIVSEKIRVDTIDNPILIIGLGGTGIDALLRLKYQINRRFKLPQDPVSKKKMDKPDNVEFLAFETNEQDRAKKYKGIGLDPINEFVLLSNAEIGGLLQNRSVLEPYITDWLSPELSITDGMNGAAGVRQAGRLLLFTKINQVVQAIDKKIKTLSVGTNKKLMVFLLTGLSGGTGSGCFLDISYIVRGIIERDHGSAGIDRVNTLGYLFTPDVNLSNKSLSEHTREYIRKNGYAALKELDYWMNVDSRGERFTQKYGNILNVNSPLPPFNLCHLISATNTEGKLLENAYDYCMNVTAENITNFMASEEKQSGEEFAIHDYISNIRTNIAQMNKAYPANYDYNIIGASSAVLPIEEMTTYLAYRMFDKMSTMFSKAPNQEDTEKFARKLGIDLESVVKSFESRVPEPLPGYQNSERLSYSNVVKSQVVNMDTELEQNFLARAREEYIKAKKQLPGEIAGQFTEQIRRMFLHPEQGPFYVSRLIYTEKGFCILKMIQSYIETLRENAFRIPRDIEAAQEQSEEKLGDAKSAFVSKEKKKNAYIEAKIHEYWLHADVERNDQMIEFYEDLYELLNQENSRIYNVFTETLNALSSIFSKNGDILTRGEEQSDHKGNKTYYWNVVSVPDIVNVVDGLLDKRDTDDLIRDFSRELLENSNQWVKENEIDVVSSISDFLTEKFGDLITRSMEDFLVIKYGQDESVEKFVERHIAGKLDDEAVPVFNLSNSTGSLHFPSWGFVSVPTQAPGILKGIRNYQNNAVGKSHFTVKESEVRNRIFWLNTRNGVPLFVYTPLKVYEESYERTILDKEGIGRHLVQTEKNNWTYLPSPIPEKSWGDVYENARVKQYNARVRTEFEQAIGYNIITAKTIDENTSNRYAVVTTEPFDLAAKLNAYDMRLTSTTPNLGEVKRAVTELKRLQSEGLPRVGVKDIFGSINEDMAKENLVRSPQLIARVREELAKMNAISAKVAELEGILAQYQDEEQWYDRFIEALYTDTIVKKGALYVYDRDPEEDAWEPFANLMKSRNFAEYEVFGNFRGLSEKDRSTLLRKASRRDNELTASEDIAPLLAKLDDLAALFMESRDRLEYERVELANGEDIYQFYRTMSSKLNDIRRRLK, encoded by the coding sequence ATGAAACCAATTGTCAGAGAACATATTCAGCAGCTGGATGTATCGCTAGGCGGAGGGATCGTCAGCGAAAAGATCAGGGTCGATACGATTGATAACCCAATCCTGATTATCGGTCTTGGAGGAACGGGGATTGATGCGCTGCTGCGTCTCAAATACCAGATTAACCGCCGCTTCAAGCTGCCTCAGGATCCGGTATCCAAGAAAAAAATGGACAAGCCGGACAACGTGGAATTTCTCGCGTTTGAAACCAACGAGCAGGATCGTGCGAAGAAGTACAAAGGCATCGGGCTTGATCCGATTAACGAATTCGTCCTGCTGTCCAATGCCGAGATTGGCGGACTGCTGCAGAACCGCAGTGTGCTTGAGCCATATATTACAGACTGGCTGTCACCGGAACTGAGCATCACGGACGGCATGAATGGAGCAGCAGGGGTACGCCAGGCTGGACGTTTGCTGCTGTTCACCAAAATCAATCAGGTCGTACAGGCGATCGACAAAAAGATTAAAACGTTATCCGTAGGCACCAACAAAAAACTGATGGTGTTCCTTCTGACCGGTTTGTCCGGCGGTACGGGCAGTGGCTGCTTCCTCGATATCTCCTATATCGTGCGCGGTATCATTGAACGAGATCACGGTTCTGCCGGGATCGACCGCGTCAACACGCTGGGGTACCTGTTTACGCCAGACGTGAATCTATCGAACAAAAGCTTGAGCGAACATACTCGCGAGTACATTCGCAAGAACGGTTATGCTGCGCTCAAAGAGCTGGATTACTGGATGAACGTGGACAGCCGCGGGGAGCGTTTCACGCAGAAATACGGCAATATTCTAAACGTCAATTCACCGCTGCCGCCGTTTAACCTGTGTCACCTAATTTCGGCAACGAATACGGAAGGCAAGCTGCTGGAGAACGCCTACGACTACTGCATGAACGTGACGGCCGAGAACATCACCAACTTTATGGCCAGCGAGGAGAAGCAGTCGGGCGAGGAATTCGCCATTCACGATTATATCAGCAACATCCGTACCAATATTGCACAGATGAACAAGGCCTATCCGGCCAACTATGATTACAACATTATTGGTGCCTCCTCGGCAGTACTGCCGATTGAAGAGATGACCACCTATCTGGCATACCGGATGTTTGACAAAATGAGCACCATGTTCTCCAAAGCGCCGAACCAGGAGGACACGGAGAAGTTCGCCCGCAAGCTGGGCATCGATCTCGAAAGTGTCGTGAAGTCCTTCGAATCCCGCGTGCCAGAGCCGCTGCCGGGTTATCAGAACAGCGAACGCCTGTCATACAGCAATGTCGTGAAATCACAGGTGGTGAACATGGACACCGAGCTGGAGCAGAACTTCCTGGCCCGTGCCCGCGAGGAATATATCAAGGCGAAGAAACAGCTGCCGGGTGAGATTGCAGGTCAATTTACCGAACAGATCCGGCGCATGTTTTTGCATCCCGAACAGGGTCCTTTCTACGTCTCCCGTCTGATCTACACGGAAAAAGGGTTCTGTATACTGAAGATGATCCAGTCGTATATCGAAACCCTGCGAGAGAATGCATTCCGGATTCCACGTGACATTGAGGCTGCGCAGGAGCAGTCCGAGGAGAAGCTGGGCGACGCGAAGAGTGCCTTTGTCTCCAAAGAGAAGAAAAAGAATGCTTATATTGAAGCTAAAATTCATGAATACTGGCTGCACGCCGACGTGGAACGCAACGATCAGATGATCGAGTTCTATGAGGATCTGTATGAACTGCTGAACCAGGAGAACAGCCGCATCTACAATGTGTTTACGGAAACGCTGAATGCACTCAGCTCGATCTTCTCCAAAAATGGGGATATTCTGACGCGTGGTGAGGAGCAGTCCGATCACAAAGGCAACAAAACCTACTATTGGAACGTTGTTAGTGTACCGGATATCGTCAATGTGGTGGATGGACTGCTGGACAAACGTGATACGGATGACCTGATCCGCGACTTCTCCCGTGAACTGCTCGAGAACTCGAATCAGTGGGTCAAGGAGAATGAGATTGACGTGGTCAGCTCCATTTCAGACTTCCTCACCGAGAAGTTCGGGGACCTCATTACCCGCTCCATGGAAGATTTCCTGGTGATTAAGTATGGGCAGGACGAGTCCGTCGAGAAATTCGTAGAGCGTCACATCGCAGGCAAGCTGGATGATGAGGCCGTTCCGGTGTTCAACCTGAGCAACAGCACAGGCAGTCTGCATTTCCCATCATGGGGATTCGTCTCTGTGCCGACACAGGCACCAGGCATTCTCAAAGGGATTCGCAACTATCAGAACAATGCGGTGGGCAAATCCCACTTTACCGTCAAGGAAAGCGAAGTCCGCAACCGGATTTTCTGGCTGAACACGCGCAACGGGGTGCCGCTGTTTGTGTATACGCCGCTTAAAGTCTATGAGGAAAGTTATGAACGCACCATTTTGGACAAGGAAGGCATCGGCCGCCATCTGGTACAGACGGAGAAAAACAACTGGACCTATCTGCCATCTCCGATTCCGGAAAAGTCCTGGGGCGATGTATACGAGAATGCCCGGGTGAAGCAGTATAACGCCCGCGTACGTACCGAATTCGAGCAAGCGATTGGATACAACATCATTACAGCCAAAACGATCGACGAAAATACGAGCAATCGTTATGCCGTCGTTACAACGGAACCGTTTGACCTTGCCGCGAAGCTGAATGCTTATGACATGCGTCTGACGTCGACGACTCCGAATCTGGGTGAGGTAAAACGCGCAGTTACGGAACTGAAACGTCTGCAATCCGAAGGGCTGCCGCGTGTAGGGGTTAAGGATATTTTCGGCAGTATTAATGAAGATATGGCCAAAGAAAACCTGGTACGTTCCCCGCAGCTTATCGCACGGGTACGTGAAGAACTCGCGAAGATGAATGCCATCTCGGCCAAAGTGGCTGAACTGGAAGGCATTCTGGCACAGTATCAGGATGAGGAACAGTGGTATGATCGCTTCATCGAAGCTCTGTATACAGATACCATTGTCAAAAAAGGCGCACTCTACGTCTACGACCGCGATCCGGAAGAAGATGCCTGGGAACCGTTCGCGAACCTGATGAAGAGCCGCAACTTTGCCGAGTATGAAGTGTTCGGCAACTTCCGCGGCCTGTCCGAGAAAGATCGCAGTACACTGCTGCGCAAAGCTTCCCGCCGGGATAACGAACTAACGGCTTCAGAGGACATCGCTCCACTGCTGGCCAAACTGGATGATCTGGCTGCCCTGTTCATGGAATCGCGCGACCGTCTCGAGTACGAACGCGTGGAGCTGGCGAACGGTGAAGACATCTATCAGTTCTACAGAACGATGTCGTCGAAGCTGAATGACATCCGCAGAAGGCTGAAGTAA
- a CDS encoding vWA domain-containing protein has translation MLRTRKIRWLSGTLVLLTFLTLLLPKALLPQAAAAQAQTSGIDAVLVADVSNSMNTSDRDKISNEAMKMFIDMLPVQGDKVGIVAYTDQVEREKALLEIQSDADKSSLKEFIDQLGRGPYTDISVGVAEAVNVLNHSADASHSPMIVLLADGNNDFNKTKGRTQAQSDADLAKAVKEAQGQGIPVYTIGLNANGKLNKGALADLASQTGGKSFITDTPDDLPQILSEIFADHAKLNVVKLPSITGNGSYQEVTVNVPNDSVLEANISIMSSKQVEIELTDPSGKAVDLNSDAAKLSTSKSYSLVKLLKPQEGDWKLRVKGAPKDSIDINLLFNYDLQLVVDPIKTKSYTKGDKVDLTAKLENGGQPLQDNDLYADMKATLVVTDLDTNKSEEQPLENTGSGFAGTFEVPDNHNYELVIRAEEDSFYRESAPITINAGGTAGAGTQPTTSGGEQDKPFPWLPVILGVLALIVVAVGAWFLMGWLKRKNRGFVGQIIVEIRDENTGDKSYPQYKKLASFRGRFHLHQLLQLDPELKETEKYIFTPSNGDRLIIRNTAGGTLEKSGRAVDASSGVELKNGDRLSIPLQQADKTILIEYLV, from the coding sequence ATGCTGCGGACACGCAAAATACGCTGGCTCAGCGGAACCCTGGTTCTGCTGACATTTCTAACGCTGCTGCTGCCTAAGGCGTTGCTGCCCCAAGCTGCAGCTGCTCAGGCACAGACGAGCGGGATCGACGCGGTGCTTGTAGCCGATGTAAGTAACTCGATGAATACAAGTGACCGAGACAAGATCAGCAATGAAGCCATGAAAATGTTTATTGATATGCTGCCGGTCCAGGGGGACAAGGTAGGGATTGTTGCTTATACCGATCAGGTAGAGCGGGAAAAAGCGCTGCTGGAGATTCAGTCCGATGCGGACAAGAGCAGCCTGAAAGAATTTATTGATCAGCTCGGCCGCGGGCCATACACTGATATCTCTGTCGGGGTAGCTGAAGCGGTGAATGTGCTGAATCACAGTGCAGATGCCTCGCACTCACCCATGATCGTACTGCTTGCAGACGGCAACAATGATTTTAACAAAACCAAAGGTCGCACCCAGGCGCAGTCTGATGCAGATCTGGCGAAGGCGGTCAAGGAAGCACAGGGTCAGGGCATTCCCGTATATACGATCGGACTGAACGCAAACGGTAAACTGAATAAGGGTGCGCTAGCCGATCTGGCCAGTCAGACGGGAGGCAAGTCATTCATCACCGATACGCCGGATGATCTGCCGCAGATATTGAGTGAGATATTTGCAGATCATGCCAAGCTGAATGTGGTGAAACTGCCTTCAATCACAGGGAACGGGAGTTATCAGGAAGTTACCGTGAACGTGCCGAATGACAGCGTGCTTGAAGCAAATATTTCGATTATGTCATCCAAGCAGGTGGAGATCGAATTGACCGATCCTTCGGGCAAAGCCGTGGATCTGAACTCGGATGCAGCCAAGCTCTCGACATCCAAAAGTTATTCACTGGTCAAGCTGCTCAAGCCTCAGGAAGGCGACTGGAAACTTCGGGTAAAAGGGGCTCCGAAAGACAGCATTGATATCAACCTGCTGTTCAACTACGATCTGCAGCTTGTTGTGGACCCAATTAAGACCAAGTCCTATACGAAGGGCGACAAGGTGGATCTGACGGCCAAGTTGGAAAATGGAGGTCAGCCACTCCAGGATAATGATCTGTATGCAGATATGAAGGCGACATTGGTCGTGACCGATCTGGATACGAACAAAAGTGAGGAGCAGCCGCTGGAGAACACGGGCAGCGGTTTTGCAGGTACCTTTGAAGTGCCGGACAATCATAACTATGAACTGGTAATTCGTGCGGAAGAAGACAGCTTCTACCGCGAAAGTGCGCCAATCACCATCAATGCAGGAGGTACGGCAGGCGCGGGAACGCAGCCAACCACTTCAGGTGGTGAGCAGGACAAGCCGTTTCCGTGGTTACCTGTTATTTTGGGAGTCCTAGCCTTGATTGTGGTTGCAGTTGGTGCATGGTTCCTGATGGGCTGGCTGAAACGCAAAAACCGCGGCTTTGTCGGTCAGATCATTGTCGAAATTCGGGATGAGAACACCGGAGACAAGTCCTATCCGCAATACAAAAAGCTGGCATCCTTCCGGGGCAGATTCCATCTGCACCAGCTGTTACAGCTGGATCCGGAATTGAAGGAAACCGAGAAATATATATTTACGCCCAGCAACGGGGATCGATTAATAATTCGCAACACCGCAGGCGGTACATTGGAGAAATCCGGACGTGCCGTTGATGCAAGCTCAGGCGTTGAACTGAAGAACGGTGACCGGCTGAGCATCCCGCTGCAACAGGCGGATAAGACGATTTTGATTGAGTATCTGGTATAA
- a CDS encoding DEAD/DEAH box helicase, giving the protein MANFEQLGIRPEWCEILKHQGIAVPTPVQERSIPVLLGGRDIIAEAQTGTGKTLAFLLPIIQKINVSDRSPQALIIAPTRELALQITEEAKKLTANDDKLHVLAVYGGQDVEKQLRKLQNGTQIVIGTPGRLLDHLRRGTLKLDNVKKLVLDEADQMLHMGFLEDVETILRELPHKRQTMLFSATMPKGIRNLAKNYMKDPEDVKVSSKSVIPINQIRQQVLECTDRGKFDALRGMIDTYRPYLAIIFCRTKRRASKLNEDLREAGYESDELHGDLSQSKRENVMKAFRDAKLQILVATDVAARGLDVEGVTHVFNYDIPHDAESYIHRIGRTGRAGGTGLAVTFATQHDRPELARIEEGTNQKLTRIQWTSDGPVASTGAARRSINSQDNDERSGGRSAGTGSARRGAGRSGRNEGGRGGRGSRGGEGGRSGGRSGGRSGDERSAGRGSARSSDSSRGSARSDSRGAGQGGRGAGRSGDERSSGWAGRSADKRSSSREGNRRPESAGRGPAKGDRRDSRRGR; this is encoded by the coding sequence TTGGCAAACTTTGAACAACTGGGCATTCGCCCAGAATGGTGCGAAATCCTGAAACATCAGGGTATCGCCGTGCCGACACCAGTACAGGAGCGCTCGATTCCCGTACTGTTAGGCGGACGTGACATTATTGCTGAGGCACAGACAGGTACAGGGAAAACGCTGGCTTTTTTGCTGCCGATTATTCAGAAAATCAACGTATCGGACCGCTCGCCGCAGGCCTTAATTATCGCCCCTACGCGTGAGCTGGCCTTGCAAATTACAGAGGAAGCGAAGAAGCTGACGGCGAATGACGATAAGCTTCATGTGCTTGCTGTGTATGGCGGACAGGACGTGGAGAAACAGCTGCGCAAGCTGCAGAATGGCACTCAGATCGTCATCGGTACGCCAGGACGGCTGCTGGATCACCTGCGCCGTGGCACGCTGAAGCTGGATAACGTGAAGAAACTGGTGCTGGATGAAGCGGACCAAATGCTGCACATGGGCTTCCTGGAGGATGTGGAAACCATTCTTCGTGAACTGCCACACAAGCGTCAGACGATGCTGTTCTCGGCAACGATGCCGAAGGGCATTCGCAACTTGGCGAAGAACTACATGAAAGATCCTGAAGACGTGAAAGTATCCTCGAAATCGGTTATCCCGATCAATCAGATTCGTCAGCAGGTGCTGGAGTGCACGGATCGTGGCAAGTTTGATGCACTTCGCGGCATGATTGATACGTATCGCCCGTATCTGGCGATTATTTTCTGCCGGACCAAGCGACGCGCATCCAAACTGAATGAAGATCTGCGCGAAGCAGGATACGAAAGCGACGAGCTTCATGGGGACCTCTCCCAATCCAAGCGTGAGAATGTTATGAAGGCGTTTCGTGACGCAAAACTGCAAATCCTCGTTGCTACCGATGTGGCTGCACGCGGACTGGATGTTGAAGGCGTAACGCATGTATTTAACTATGACATTCCACATGACGCGGAAAGCTATATCCACCGGATTGGTCGTACGGGTCGTGCTGGCGGGACGGGCCTTGCTGTGACGTTTGCAACACAACATGACAGACCGGAGCTTGCGCGTATTGAGGAAGGAACCAATCAGAAGCTGACCCGGATCCAGTGGACAAGCGATGGTCCAGTGGCCTCAACCGGAGCAGCCAGACGTTCCATCAACAGTCAAGATAATGATGAACGTTCGGGTGGGCGCTCTGCCGGAACAGGCAGTGCCCGTCGTGGCGCAGGCCGTAGCGGCCGCAATGAAGGCGGACGTGGAGGTCGTGGCTCCCGCGGTGGTGAAGGTGGACGCAGCGGTGGTCGTAGCGGCGGCCGCAGTGGCGACGAGCGCAGCGCAGGTCGTGGCTCCGCACGCAGCAGCGACAGCAGTCGCGGTTCGGCACGCAGCGATAGCCGCGGTGCGGGTCAAGGCGGACGCGGGGCAGGTCGCAGCGGCGATGAGCGCAGCAGCGGCTGGGCTGGCCGCAGCGCGGACAAGCGTAGCTCCAGCCGCGAGGGCAATCGCCGTCCGGAATCCGCAGGACGCGGACCGGCCAAAGGTGACCGCCGCGATTCCCGTCGCGGACGGTAA